In Flavobacterium piscisymbiosum, the sequence ATTTTAGTATCTCAGAACCTTAGTACCTTCAAGAAAAAAGCACATCATGAATTTCTTCTACTTTATCAAAAACGCTCTTAGCAAAAGGACAAAGCGGAATAATTTTTAGATTATTAGTTCTGGCATATTCTACAGCGGCCATAACCAGTTTTTTACCAACGCCTTTTCCGTTAAAATCAGGACTTACTTCAGTATGATCTATAATAAATTTAGAATCTCCAGCCCAGGTGTA encodes:
- a CDS encoding GNAT family N-acetyltransferase, with protein sequence MEIKQINDTRRGYFEAIEEGNEAGKMTYTWAGDSKFIIDHTEVSPDFNGKGVGKKLVMAAVEYARTNNLKIIPLCPFAKSVFDKVEEIHDVLFS